From one Gossypium hirsutum isolate 1008001.06 chromosome D08, Gossypium_hirsutum_v2.1, whole genome shotgun sequence genomic stretch:
- the LOC107917913 gene encoding protein SGT1 homolog B, with protein MASDLETKAKEAFIDDHFELALHLYSQAIQLNPKHAELYADRAQANIKLNNLTEAVADANKAIELDPSMSKAYLRKATACMKLEEYQTAKSALETGAALAPAESRFSKLIKECEERIAEETGDVSMQMPEALAKNDVPAKEIELDKDQPNLEIEAAPPKPAYRHEFYQKPEEVVVTIFAKGIPHDCVKVDYGEQTLSVAINAPGKEAYHFQPRLFAKIIPEKCRYDVLPTKVEIRLAKSVPIHWTSLEFSREVAITQRVNVSSVSASQRPSYPSSKPQRVDWDKIEAQVKKEEKDEKLDGDAALNKFFRDIYKDADEDTRRAMQKSFVESNGTVLSTNWKEVGAKVVEGSPPDGMEMKKWEY; from the exons ATGGCGTCTGATCTTGAGACCAAAGCCAAAGAAGCCTTCATCGATGACCACTTCGAGCTTGCGCTCCATCTCTACTCTCAAGCCATCCAACTTAATCCTAAACACGCCGAGCTCTATGCTGACCGTGCTCAAGCCAACATCAAACTCAATAATCTCACTG AGGCTGTGGCGGATGCGAACAAAGCGATTGAGTTGGATCCTTCCATGTCTAAAGCTTATCTGCGTAAAGC CACTGCCTGCATGAAGCTTGAAGAGTATCAAACTGCTAAGTCTGCACTGGAGACTGGCGCTGCTTTGGCACCTGCAGAGTCAAGATTTTCCAAGTTGATAAAAGAATGTGAAGAGCGAATTGCAG AAGAAACTGGTGATGTATCAATGCAGATGCCAGAAGCATTGGCTAAAAATGATGTACCCGCAAAAGAAATTGAGCTGGACAAGGATCAGCCTAATCTAGAGATTGAGGCTGCACCTCCCAAACCAGCGTACAG GCATGAATTTTACCAGAAACCAGAGGAAGTGGTTGTCACAATATTTGCTAAAGGAATACCGCATGATTGTGTTAAAGTAGATTATGGTGAACAAACA CTAAGTGTTGCTATCAATGCTCCTGGTAAGGAGGCATATCATTTCCAACCTCGATTATTTGCAAAG ATAATACCTGAGAAGTGCAGATATGATGTTTTGCCAACCAAAGTTGAGATTAGGCTAGCAAAATCTGTACCCATTCATTGGACATCTCTTGAATTCAGCAGGGAAGTTGCTATAACCCAAAGGGTTAATGTATCTTCTG TTTCTGCAAGTCAACGACCATCATACCCATCCTCCAAACCACAAAGGGTAGATTGGGATAAAATTGAAGCTCAAGTAAAGAAGGAG GAGAAAGATGAAAAGCTAGATGGTGATGCGGCTTTGAACAAATTTTTCCGGGACATTTATAAGGATGCGGATGAAGACACAAGAAGGGCCATGCAAAAATCTTTT GTGGAGTCTAATGGGACAGTGCTATCAACAAATTGGAAAGAAGTTGGTGCAAAGGTGGTGGAAGGAAGTCCTCCTGATGGTATGGAAATGAAGAAGTGGGAGTACTGA